In Archangium violaceum, the following are encoded in one genomic region:
- a CDS encoding DUF6068 family protein has translation MPMRHSSLPIAALLGAALSFLPGCESTKSSSPSPSDTQAQEPASMQAADAWKRARVGDRVTYSFSATQGPEPRGGGTARTLGGQLTLEVVAVQQPWVWVRLAFTDEAGKPLAHPRLAQELLFPVSADTTRPLDVPRQGETTAEKPTTAGRTWEALRYVSDQRPVDGPLRTRVYANEPGPLYLTHGLLDASTESAGFRTPGGFKLTLREFREGSAGANAPVPALERPLGPGAYYDRRVDVEPSHGVQRVCFAAERGYILRTEGPIDTSTAPCSDFSQAEPEPLEEMLMSLPWEALSSGDWPPASAASGTRGTFTAEGRNVPALTEQRTENVEGTQRVFSEAYAAEPWAPALAGLPYEARFQPLASGTERVVAGGKREPEGGTRLVRWGSWLGGQK, from the coding sequence ATGCCGATGCGCCACTCCTCCCTCCCCATCGCCGCGCTGCTGGGCGCGGCCCTGTCCTTCCTCCCGGGCTGTGAGAGCACGAAGTCGAGCAGCCCCTCTCCTTCAGACACCCAGGCCCAGGAGCCCGCTTCCATGCAGGCCGCTGACGCCTGGAAGCGCGCCCGTGTGGGTGACCGGGTCACCTACTCCTTCTCCGCGACCCAGGGACCCGAGCCCCGCGGCGGCGGCACCGCGCGCACCCTTGGCGGTCAGCTGACGCTGGAGGTGGTGGCCGTGCAGCAGCCCTGGGTCTGGGTGCGCCTGGCCTTCACCGACGAGGCCGGCAAGCCCCTGGCACACCCGCGGCTGGCTCAGGAGCTGCTCTTCCCCGTGAGCGCGGACACGACGCGCCCGCTCGACGTGCCCCGCCAGGGCGAGACCACCGCCGAGAAGCCCACCACCGCCGGCCGCACCTGGGAGGCCCTGCGCTACGTCAGCGACCAGCGCCCCGTGGACGGCCCCCTGCGCACGCGCGTGTACGCCAACGAGCCGGGCCCGCTCTACCTCACCCATGGCCTGCTCGACGCGAGCACCGAGTCGGCCGGCTTCCGCACCCCGGGCGGCTTCAAGCTGACGCTGCGCGAGTTCCGCGAGGGCTCGGCCGGTGCCAACGCCCCCGTACCCGCGCTGGAGCGGCCCCTGGGCCCGGGCGCGTACTACGACCGGCGCGTGGACGTGGAGCCCTCGCACGGTGTGCAGCGCGTGTGCTTCGCCGCCGAGCGCGGCTACATCCTGCGCACCGAGGGCCCCATCGACACCAGCACCGCCCCCTGCTCCGACTTCTCCCAGGCCGAGCCGGAGCCCCTCGAGGAGATGCTGATGAGCCTGCCCTGGGAAGCGCTGTCCTCGGGGGACTGGCCTCCCGCCTCCGCGGCGTCCGGCACCCGTGGCACCTTCACCGCGGAGGGGCGCAACGTGCCCGCCCTCACCGAGCAGCGCACCGAGAACGTCGAGGGCACCCAGCGCGTCTTCTCGGAGGCCTACGCGGCCGAGCCGTGGGCCCCGGCGCTCGCGGGCCTGCCCTATGAGGCGCGCTTCCAGCCGCTCGCCAGCGGCACCGAGCGCGTGGTCGCCGGTGGCAAGCGCGAGCCCGAGGGCGGCACGCGGCTCGTGCGGTGGGGCTCGTGGCTCGGGGGCCAGAAGTAA
- a CDS encoding TfuA-like protein yields MPTPIVYLGPSLSRREAEALLPGGDFRPPVRRGDLYRARAEGRSVFLIVDGVFMQEHAISPREVVDVVRDGARVVGASSMGALRAAECWPAGMHGVGAIYRLFRRGSLTSDDEVAVVFDPEGERPTSLALVNARHAVARALRQGHLTRPEAERLVRVAEETFYAERTWRALLTRAGLQDAKRLERLLSRWDLKADDARRGLRYIARCLKAPPARARGPRRERATPTLLAERTRERGPDALEGLKLPEVRRALARWHLMSGRYTRHALAIATASPEMELPERLRTNELAASVLSAPLLLPTARGATARLAASKKEQEGVRSLLALRLALAELWNLFIAHEALFADRLWQQLHLSHELDAEVFRWRAIHEAASRARASGLAARPRDWHLAREEVAHAHGFDTWGELEHSARARPWWPSILEHVETRALSRRMREVL; encoded by the coding sequence ATGCCCACCCCCATCGTCTATCTCGGACCCAGCCTGTCACGCCGCGAGGCGGAGGCGCTGCTGCCAGGCGGCGACTTCCGCCCACCGGTCCGGCGGGGAGACCTCTACCGTGCGCGCGCGGAGGGTCGCTCGGTCTTCCTGATCGTCGACGGAGTCTTCATGCAGGAGCACGCCATCTCACCGCGAGAGGTCGTCGACGTGGTGAGGGACGGAGCGCGAGTCGTGGGAGCCTCCAGCATGGGAGCGCTGCGCGCGGCCGAGTGCTGGCCGGCGGGCATGCACGGGGTGGGCGCCATCTACCGGCTGTTCCGCCGGGGTTCGTTGACGTCCGACGACGAGGTGGCCGTCGTGTTCGACCCGGAGGGCGAGCGCCCCACCTCACTCGCACTGGTGAACGCGCGCCATGCCGTGGCCCGCGCGCTGCGCCAGGGACACCTCACGCGTCCGGAGGCGGAGCGGCTCGTGAGGGTGGCGGAGGAGACCTTCTACGCGGAGCGGACCTGGCGGGCGCTGCTGACCAGGGCCGGTCTCCAGGACGCGAAGCGGCTGGAGCGGCTGCTCTCGCGGTGGGACCTCAAGGCGGACGATGCGAGGCGGGGCCTGCGCTACATCGCACGCTGTCTGAAGGCTCCACCCGCCCGCGCGCGCGGCCCCCGGCGCGAGCGCGCGACGCCAACCCTCCTCGCGGAGCGCACACGCGAGCGAGGCCCGGACGCGCTGGAGGGGCTGAAGCTCCCGGAGGTCCGACGAGCCCTCGCCCGGTGGCATCTGATGAGCGGGCGCTACACCCGTCATGCGCTCGCCATCGCGACGGCCAGTCCGGAGATGGAGCTTCCGGAGCGGCTCCGAACGAACGAGCTGGCGGCCTCGGTCCTCTCTGCCCCGCTCCTGCTGCCCACGGCGCGGGGCGCGACGGCGCGGCTCGCCGCCTCGAAAAAGGAACAAGAGGGGGTGCGGTCCCTGCTCGCGCTGCGGCTCGCACTGGCCGAGCTGTGGAACCTGTTCATCGCGCACGAGGCCCTGTTCGCGGACAGGCTGTGGCAGCAACTTCACCTCTCCCATGAGCTCGACGCGGAGGTCTTCCGCTGGCGGGCGATTCACGAGGCGGCCTCGCGGGCGCGTGCGTCGGGCCTCGCGGCGCGGCCCCGGGACTGGCACCTCGCACGGGAGGAGGTGGCCCATGCCCACGGGTTCGACACGTGGGGGGAGCTGGAGCACTCCGCGCGGGCCAGGCCCTGGTGGCCGTCCATCCTCGAGCATGTCGAGACTCGCGCCCTCTCCAGACGGATGCGTGAAGTGCTGTAG
- a CDS encoding YcaO-like family protein — MRAEETEARVLAIRARVPITRLSDLTPLDPIRLPVFAAITPLARDLTTHLGKGVDAVSARVSALMEAVERVSAEQAAKGATRRGSFTRLSRAKSARPIDPVTLHLPADTRYAPDETFTWVESHDLVSGDRVWMAADLALTPPSEGILRDVDTNGLASGNTLLEAIVHGLCEVIERDVQSQLDFTTAFGDAGVPLPPLAAVAPESLPTEARAWLDRLRETGLDARVQDATGDLGVATFRTVLADYDYPTPAGPVPMLFTGWGTAPHATAALLRSITEAVQARLGFIQGARDSFNVRWEGAHATSRAHRRQELDPARVALFPRTPSFESLDLRDDLEFLLGRLRAAGLERVIVTDLTRKDLGIPVVRVRVPGLSCFTVNQRRVDWRCLRHLL; from the coding sequence GTGCGCGCCGAGGAGACGGAGGCGCGGGTGCTCGCCATCCGCGCGCGGGTGCCCATCACCCGGCTCTCGGACCTGACGCCGCTCGACCCCATACGCCTTCCGGTGTTCGCGGCCATCACCCCGCTCGCCCGCGACCTGACCACGCACCTGGGCAAGGGCGTGGACGCGGTGAGCGCCCGGGTGAGCGCCCTCATGGAGGCGGTGGAGCGGGTATCGGCGGAGCAGGCCGCGAAGGGCGCCACACGGCGCGGCAGCTTCACCCGGCTCTCCCGCGCGAAGTCCGCGCGGCCCATCGACCCGGTGACGCTCCACCTGCCCGCGGATACCCGCTACGCGCCGGACGAGACATTCACCTGGGTCGAGAGCCACGACCTCGTCTCCGGGGATCGTGTGTGGATGGCGGCCGACCTCGCGCTCACCCCCCCGTCGGAAGGCATCCTGCGCGACGTCGACACGAATGGCCTCGCCTCCGGCAACACCCTCCTCGAGGCCATCGTGCACGGGCTGTGCGAGGTCATCGAGCGGGACGTCCAGAGCCAGCTCGACTTCACGACCGCGTTCGGCGACGCCGGAGTGCCGCTGCCGCCGCTGGCCGCGGTCGCCCCCGAGAGCCTTCCCACCGAGGCCCGAGCATGGCTGGACCGCCTGCGGGAAACCGGGCTCGACGCGCGGGTGCAGGACGCGACCGGCGACCTCGGGGTCGCCACCTTCCGGACGGTGCTCGCCGACTACGACTATCCGACCCCAGCCGGCCCCGTCCCCATGCTGTTCACCGGCTGGGGAACGGCGCCGCATGCCACGGCCGCGCTCCTGCGCTCCATCACCGAGGCCGTGCAGGCGCGGCTCGGGTTCATCCAAGGCGCGCGGGACTCCTTCAACGTCCGGTGGGAAGGCGCACACGCCACGAGCAGGGCCCACCGGCGCCAGGAGCTGGACCCGGCCCGAGTGGCCCTCTTCCCACGCACGCCCTCCTTCGAGTCCCTGGACCTGCGCGACGACCTGGAGTTCCTCCTGGGACGGCTCCGGGCGGCGGGGCTCGAGCGGGTCATCGTGACGGACCTGACCCGTAAGGACCTCGGGATTCCCGTCGTGCGCGTGCGCGTCCCGGGGCTCTCGTGCTTCACCGTCAACCAGCGCCGCGTGGACTGGCGGTGCCTGCGCCACCTCCTGTGA
- the lanM gene encoding type 2 lanthipeptide synthetase LanM yields the protein MSRHGEASRRALETLLRGAARASDPALAAWEGPPGQSAMAGLLAAADVELGRDLARARVRVLPSARRDLVLLLSRRLLRACLKVLALEWRSQEALGPGGGLDPEVNAWRERFSAYPVLAERMGGTFLRWRAHVRELLSRLSADREALGRAMWEGRAPGALAHVDGDAGDLHAGGRAVAVLRFEDGRRVVYKPKDLRVTRAVLDLYALLNDAGLPLGLHVHTVLCRRGHAWEEYVDAVPCGTAAGVERFYLRAGMLARLMQLLEAQDLWLDNLVAHGEHPVLVDLEMVLQPRLASLASGTARQAAEDFLSESVAPLGLLAAPFGLAPGVPAEDLGALTPVRAFLLPLPFEPVRDALEGRRRPCRDGYAVETHARHVPSFDGRPGRAAEHLEALREGYQAMHATLRANRARLEASTSPLRGLARLPVRYVHRDTWTYHRILEVLSEPRVLASAKLHEEELGSLLLAGEGRPRARALKAAAREELEALRALEIPYFTCHPGDDALLGPGGQPIRTRFFEGTAMERLRERLRALDTFPLARHDALLRSTLASGHHTAVPPTRPPLRPGRSIPDWLTEAISVGDVLLRESFAGEDGLAWLGLRHEPHYKLRQLDVLGPDLLSGTAGVAIALAELAAASRLPRFRDAALAALEPARATLGQDHEGPWTRAPDGTVEVGAFRGIGARLYALHRCAAALGLAELAREARARARTLPVERLAELASLDLVTGAPGLLLVLRACGATGPARRLARALEQRLQRGATPVSLHVPGLPDAASALALCGLRLPDAPLARGHTTGSETSGTPLSRIALGDGTARAAVLTGARRVLRRAEVGSTCLESLELALTAGRELREPALFQEALRLGQLLVAGHRLHGRWFPDRLEADEHDLSVLGGLCALLRALLGLHQPEAWTSLRLVRPAVETSGHEGPEAG from the coding sequence GTGAGCCGACACGGCGAGGCCTCCCGGCGGGCGCTGGAGACGCTGCTGCGCGGAGCGGCTCGTGCTTCGGACCCGGCCCTCGCGGCCTGGGAGGGCCCTCCCGGGCAGTCCGCCATGGCGGGGCTGCTGGCGGCGGCGGACGTGGAGCTCGGGCGCGACCTCGCGCGAGCCAGGGTCCGGGTGCTTCCCTCCGCGCGCCGCGACCTGGTGTTGCTCCTCTCGAGGCGACTCCTGCGCGCGTGCTTGAAGGTGCTGGCCCTGGAGTGGCGGAGCCAGGAGGCGCTCGGGCCCGGCGGTGGACTGGACCCCGAGGTGAACGCGTGGCGGGAGCGCTTCTCCGCCTACCCCGTCCTGGCGGAGCGGATGGGCGGCACCTTCCTGCGTTGGCGCGCCCACGTCCGGGAGCTGCTCTCACGGCTCTCGGCGGACCGGGAAGCACTGGGACGAGCGATGTGGGAAGGGCGCGCGCCAGGAGCCCTCGCCCATGTGGACGGGGACGCGGGAGACCTGCACGCGGGAGGCCGCGCGGTGGCGGTGCTGCGCTTCGAGGACGGCCGCCGCGTCGTGTACAAGCCCAAGGATTTGCGCGTCACCCGGGCGGTGCTGGACCTGTACGCACTGCTGAACGACGCCGGGCTGCCCCTGGGACTCCATGTGCACACCGTGCTGTGCCGCCGGGGCCATGCCTGGGAGGAGTACGTCGACGCGGTGCCCTGTGGGACGGCCGCGGGGGTGGAGCGCTTCTACCTGCGCGCGGGCATGCTCGCGCGCCTCATGCAGTTGCTGGAAGCGCAGGATCTCTGGCTCGACAACCTCGTCGCGCATGGCGAGCACCCCGTCCTCGTCGACCTGGAGATGGTGCTACAGCCCCGGCTGGCGAGTCTCGCGTCCGGCACGGCGAGGCAGGCGGCGGAGGACTTCCTGTCCGAGTCGGTGGCCCCGCTGGGACTGCTGGCCGCGCCGTTCGGCCTGGCTCCGGGCGTTCCAGCGGAGGACCTCGGCGCGCTGACGCCCGTGCGCGCCTTCCTCCTCCCCCTTCCATTCGAGCCGGTGCGCGACGCGCTGGAGGGCCGCCGCCGGCCCTGCCGGGACGGCTACGCGGTGGAGACCCATGCCCGACACGTGCCGAGCTTCGACGGGCGTCCCGGGCGGGCGGCGGAGCACCTGGAGGCGCTGCGCGAGGGATACCAGGCGATGCACGCCACGCTGCGCGCCAACCGGGCCCGCCTGGAAGCGAGCACGAGCCCCCTGCGCGGATTGGCCCGCCTGCCGGTCCGCTACGTCCACCGCGACACCTGGACGTACCACCGCATCCTGGAGGTGCTGTCGGAGCCGCGTGTGCTCGCGAGCGCGAAGCTCCACGAGGAGGAGCTCGGGAGTCTGCTGCTCGCCGGTGAGGGTCGACCGCGGGCCCGGGCCCTGAAGGCGGCGGCCCGGGAGGAGCTGGAAGCCCTGCGCGCGCTGGAGATTCCGTACTTCACCTGCCACCCCGGCGATGACGCGCTCCTGGGGCCTGGAGGCCAACCAATCCGTACGCGCTTCTTCGAAGGCACCGCGATGGAGCGCCTCCGGGAACGGCTCCGGGCGCTGGACACGTTCCCGCTCGCACGCCACGACGCCCTCCTCCGGTCCACGCTGGCCAGCGGCCACCACACCGCGGTGCCACCCACGCGCCCGCCGCTCCGGCCCGGAAGGAGCATCCCGGACTGGCTGACCGAAGCCATCTCCGTTGGCGACGTCCTGCTGCGCGAGTCATTCGCGGGGGAAGACGGGCTCGCCTGGCTCGGTCTGAGGCACGAGCCTCACTACAAGCTCCGCCAGCTGGACGTGCTCGGACCGGACCTGCTCTCGGGCACGGCGGGCGTGGCCATCGCGCTGGCGGAGCTGGCCGCGGCCAGCCGTCTCCCCCGGTTCCGGGACGCGGCGCTCGCGGCGCTGGAGCCAGCGCGGGCCACGCTCGGACAAGACCACGAAGGTCCATGGACGCGCGCACCGGATGGCACCGTCGAGGTGGGCGCTTTTCGCGGCATCGGTGCGCGTCTCTACGCCCTGCACCGCTGCGCCGCCGCGCTGGGGCTGGCGGAGCTCGCCCGCGAGGCGCGCGCGAGGGCCCGAACGCTCCCCGTCGAGAGGCTGGCGGAGTTGGCCTCGCTCGACCTGGTGACGGGGGCTCCGGGACTGCTGCTCGTGCTGCGCGCCTGTGGCGCCACCGGTCCCGCCCGGAGGCTGGCGAGGGCCCTCGAGCAGCGGCTCCAGCGCGGCGCCACGCCCGTCTCGCTCCACGTCCCGGGGCTGCCGGACGCCGCCAGCGCACTCGCGCTCTGCGGACTACGGCTTCCAGATGCTCCCCTGGCGCGAGGACACACGACGGGCAGCGAGACCTCCGGCACACCGCTATCGCGCATCGCACTCGGAGACGGAACGGCACGCGCGGCCGTGCTCACCGGAGCCCGACGTGTGCTGCGGCGGGCGGAGGTGGGCTCCACGTGTCTGGAGTCCCTGGAGCTGGCACTCACGGCGGGGCGGGAGCTGCGCGAGCCAGCGCTGTTCCAGGAAGCGCTCCGCCTCGGCCAGCTGCTGGTGGCGGGCCATCGCCTGCATGGGCGCTGGTTCCCCGACCGCCTGGAAGCGGATGAGCACGACCTGTCCGTGCTCGGAGGACTCTGCGCATTGCTCCGCGCCCTGCTCGGCCTCCACCAGCCCGAAGCGTGGACCTCGCTCCGGCTGGTCAGACCCGCGGTGGAGACGTCCGGGCACGAGGGGCCCGAGGCGGGGTGA
- a CDS encoding serine/threonine-protein kinase PknK: MEPVRTSSTGSDNTSPDTELLTPGQRLGRYEVVERVGAGGMGVVYKARDTVRGHTVALKTLHRMEPGALLRLKNEFRYVANVTHRNLVSLHELMEADDKWFFTMEFIEGESLWSLLNRGALAAAASVSEEPKSGSDATVTVTPDAKVFSAATVKAERVSEQTPAPAPATSTTDVTVTQVKLSPAAVVTSPPAPALRPSQPVLPIDELRRIFGELALGIFALHSSRKVHCDIKPRNVMVEKSGRVVLLDFGLASDRSEPSTGELAGTPAYISPEQLMGQPSSEATDWYAFGVMLYEALAGGQSFRRGKLREQVNQEATPLAPSPLVPEELRTLAMDLVQVEPTLRPSGQEVLRRLGLAVSAPRAPRAQELVGREGPLESLLAAYDTMASGRTVVVHLHSPSGMGKTALVRTFAEGLGARRPGSVVLSGRCYERESVPYKGFDSLIDALSRYLRTLPPPVVTTLVPQHLPELLRIFPVLRQVESFPKVEPAVLEAGRELQELRLRAFRALKELLARLGNTAPLMLHLDDLHWGDVDTAQALSELQEAPGTPRMLLLCCYRTGEGIAAGLLEAHRKLAAAPGNELDVREVALAPLSEAEGRELAAALLGSDAADARAATLAREARGNPFFIEALTQYVQEQGEAPLAQAGTATVEQVVLARVGKLAPEPARLLATVAVAGQPVPRGLAFRAAELTTDPHTPWTQLRATNLVTTHGPRDEDTAECYHDRIRETVYASLSPEALKAHHLRLAELLEETGGMEAERLARHFRGAGRPEKAGPYAAKAADRAASALAFERAAALYAEALECTPHDPDLLEKRADALVNAGRGAEAAPLYLQAAALVHGERAFDLRRRGTEQYLLTGQLEVGEPVLKQLLAEARLTYPSNTAWTMAGVLFHSLRFVLFGKRVRHVSPQEVSPLLRRRVSATWSAARGLAVQDMMRMGYFAVRNAQFSAEAGDEVRTINGLLALAAVMHARGGPADVKRGARFLEEGARRAEALGNPALTGFLRYVHGSIEMTLGNWRRSDALLAEAIRILENECTGVMADLDQTYSCRVYVLKMLGELRELAAIGNRWLRFAEQNHNRYAAAWMHIHLAPARVAEDTPDEALAKLETLANGWSRERFTPQNLYAVLESARCDLYQDAPERAWARLEKAWPVGEANFVLGQLYFRIYALRIRAGTALAMAASHPAERERFRAVARRDLREFEGMRHRPDARVEARLLRATEAALDGKTSDAIQHLDGAEADFQRQEMPLHAASIRRRRGQLTGGEAGARLIEEADAILKAAGIRDPARWAAMEAPGFPAK, translated from the coding sequence ATGGAACCGGTGAGAACAAGCAGCACGGGCTCGGACAACACGAGTCCTGACACGGAGCTGCTCACGCCTGGGCAGCGGCTGGGCCGGTACGAGGTGGTGGAACGGGTGGGGGCCGGTGGCATGGGCGTCGTCTACAAGGCGCGAGACACCGTGCGCGGCCACACCGTGGCCCTCAAGACGCTCCACCGCATGGAGCCGGGGGCTCTGCTGCGGCTCAAGAACGAGTTCCGCTACGTCGCCAACGTCACCCACCGCAACCTCGTCTCCCTCCACGAGTTGATGGAGGCGGACGACAAGTGGTTCTTCACCATGGAGTTCATCGAGGGTGAGAGCCTCTGGTCGCTGCTGAACCGTGGGGCCCTGGCGGCGGCGGCGAGCGTCTCCGAGGAGCCGAAATCCGGCTCCGACGCCACCGTGACGGTCACCCCCGACGCGAAGGTGTTCTCGGCCGCCACCGTGAAGGCCGAGCGAGTCTCGGAGCAGACGCCCGCGCCGGCTCCGGCCACGAGCACCACGGACGTGACGGTGACGCAGGTCAAGCTCTCGCCGGCCGCCGTCGTGACCTCACCGCCCGCGCCCGCGCTCCGGCCCAGCCAGCCGGTGCTCCCCATCGACGAGCTGCGGCGCATCTTCGGCGAGCTGGCGCTCGGCATCTTCGCGCTCCACTCCTCGCGGAAGGTCCACTGCGACATCAAGCCCCGCAACGTCATGGTGGAGAAGAGCGGGCGCGTGGTGCTGCTCGACTTCGGCCTCGCCAGCGACCGGTCGGAGCCGTCCACCGGAGAGCTGGCCGGGACGCCCGCGTACATCTCCCCGGAGCAACTCATGGGCCAGCCCAGCTCCGAGGCCACCGACTGGTACGCCTTCGGGGTGATGCTGTACGAGGCGCTCGCGGGGGGACAGTCCTTCCGGCGCGGCAAGCTGCGCGAGCAGGTGAACCAGGAGGCAACGCCCCTGGCCCCCTCGCCCCTGGTACCCGAGGAGCTCCGCACGCTGGCCATGGACCTGGTGCAGGTGGAGCCCACGCTCCGCCCCTCGGGCCAGGAGGTGCTGCGGCGGCTGGGCCTGGCGGTCAGCGCCCCGCGCGCCCCACGTGCCCAGGAGCTGGTTGGCCGGGAGGGCCCGCTGGAGTCCCTCCTCGCCGCGTATGACACCATGGCGTCGGGACGAACCGTGGTGGTCCACCTTCACAGCCCCTCCGGCATGGGCAAGACGGCGCTGGTGCGCACCTTCGCCGAGGGGCTCGGCGCGCGGCGGCCGGGCAGCGTGGTGCTGAGCGGCCGGTGCTACGAGCGCGAGTCGGTGCCGTACAAGGGCTTCGACAGCCTCATCGACGCCCTCTCCCGCTACCTGCGCACCCTCCCCCCGCCGGTGGTGACGACGCTGGTGCCCCAGCACCTGCCGGAGCTGCTGCGCATCTTCCCGGTGCTGCGGCAGGTGGAGTCCTTCCCGAAGGTGGAGCCCGCGGTGCTGGAGGCGGGCCGCGAGTTGCAGGAGCTGCGCCTGCGCGCCTTCCGCGCGTTGAAGGAGCTGCTGGCACGGTTGGGCAACACGGCGCCCCTGATGCTGCACCTGGACGACCTCCACTGGGGAGACGTGGACACCGCGCAGGCGCTGAGCGAGCTGCAGGAGGCGCCAGGTACGCCGCGCATGCTGCTGCTCTGCTGCTACCGCACTGGCGAGGGCATCGCCGCCGGGCTGCTGGAGGCGCACCGCAAGCTCGCCGCGGCACCGGGCAACGAGCTCGACGTGCGGGAGGTGGCGCTGGCCCCCCTGTCCGAGGCGGAGGGCCGTGAGCTCGCGGCGGCGCTGCTGGGCTCGGACGCGGCGGATGCACGCGCGGCCACCCTCGCCCGCGAGGCGCGGGGCAACCCCTTCTTCATCGAGGCGCTGACGCAGTACGTGCAGGAGCAGGGCGAGGCGCCGCTCGCCCAGGCCGGAACGGCGACCGTGGAGCAGGTGGTGCTCGCCCGGGTGGGCAAGCTCGCACCGGAGCCGGCGCGCCTGCTGGCGACGGTGGCCGTGGCTGGCCAGCCGGTACCGCGGGGGCTCGCCTTCCGCGCGGCGGAGCTGACCACGGACCCCCACACCCCGTGGACCCAGCTCCGGGCCACGAACCTCGTCACCACGCATGGGCCCCGGGACGAGGACACGGCGGAGTGCTACCACGATCGCATCCGCGAGACCGTGTACGCGAGCCTGTCGCCCGAGGCCCTGAAGGCCCACCACCTGCGGCTGGCGGAGCTGCTGGAGGAGACGGGCGGCATGGAGGCGGAGCGGCTGGCGCGGCACTTCCGGGGCGCCGGCAGGCCGGAGAAGGCGGGCCCGTACGCGGCGAAGGCGGCGGACCGCGCCGCGAGTGCCCTGGCCTTCGAGCGCGCCGCGGCCCTCTACGCCGAGGCGCTGGAGTGCACCCCTCACGACCCGGACCTCCTGGAGAAGCGGGCGGACGCACTCGTCAACGCGGGGCGCGGCGCGGAAGCGGCGCCCTTGTACCTCCAAGCGGCGGCGCTGGTGCACGGCGAGCGGGCTTTCGACCTCCGCCGACGCGGCACGGAGCAGTACCTCCTCACCGGGCAGCTCGAAGTGGGCGAGCCCGTGCTGAAGCAGCTCCTGGCGGAAGCGCGGCTGACCTACCCGTCCAACACTGCGTGGACGATGGCGGGCGTCCTCTTCCACAGCTTGCGCTTCGTGCTCTTCGGCAAGCGCGTCCGCCACGTCTCGCCGCAAGAGGTGTCCCCGCTGCTGCGCCGGCGGGTGAGCGCGACCTGGAGCGCGGCCCGGGGGCTGGCGGTGCAGGACATGATGCGCATGGGCTACTTCGCCGTGCGCAACGCCCAGTTCTCCGCCGAGGCGGGAGACGAGGTGCGCACCATCAACGGCCTCCTGGCGCTGGCGGCGGTGATGCACGCTCGCGGCGGACCGGCCGACGTGAAGCGCGGCGCCCGCTTCCTGGAGGAGGGCGCACGCCGGGCCGAGGCCCTGGGCAACCCGGCCCTCACCGGGTTCCTCCGGTACGTCCACGGCTCCATCGAGATGACGCTGGGCAACTGGCGGCGCTCCGACGCACTGCTCGCGGAGGCCATCCGGATTTTGGAGAACGAGTGCACCGGGGTGATGGCGGACCTGGACCAGACGTACTCGTGCCGGGTGTACGTGTTGAAGATGTTGGGCGAGCTGCGGGAGCTGGCGGCCATCGGAAACCGCTGGCTGCGCTTCGCGGAGCAGAACCACAACCGGTACGCGGCCGCGTGGATGCACATCCACCTGGCCCCCGCCCGGGTGGCGGAGGACACCCCGGACGAGGCGCTGGCGAAGCTGGAGACCCTGGCCAACGGGTGGAGCCGCGAGCGCTTCACGCCGCAGAACCTCTATGCCGTGCTGGAGAGCGCGCGGTGCGACCTGTACCAGGACGCGCCGGAGAGGGCCTGGGCGCGGCTGGAGAAGGCCTGGCCGGTGGGAGAGGCGAACTTCGTGCTGGGGCAGCTCTACTTCCGCATCTACGCCCTGCGCATCCGCGCGGGGACGGCGCTGGCCATGGCCGCGTCGCACCCGGCCGAGCGCGAGCGCTTCCGTGCCGTGGCCCGCCGCGACCTCCGGGAATTCGAGGGGATGCGGCACCGGCCGGACGCGCGGGTGGAAGCACGACTCCTGCGGGCGACAGAGGCGGCGCTGGACGGGAAGACCTCGGACGCGATCCAGCACCTGGACGGCGCCGAGGCCGACTTCCAGCGCCAGGAGATGCCGCTGCACGCCGCATCCATCCGCAGGCGCAGGGGGCAGCTCACCGGCGGTGAGGCGGGAGCACGGCTCATCGAGGAGGCGGACGCTATCCTGAAGGCGGCCGGCATCCGCGACCCGGCGCGCTGGGCCGCCATGGAAGCGCCCGGCTTCCCGGCGAAGTGA